TATCATTTTGTGATAGCTTTGTATAGTGACATGTGAAGTCTGGTACATGTGGTAGGTGTCTAGGGGTTTACTATTATTGTCTTGCTTGAGCAAATTCACCTTAAGATCATTTCTTGATCACTGAAGTATTGTACCCAATTGACATTTATGTATTGTTTCtaaaatgattaatgaaatgCCAATCTATCTTTGcttgtcaaaaacaaaaatttaaatttaacggATATGAAACGAATTTAATAGAAATAAGGCAATGTGAAGCGAATTTTGAATATCAAGAAATAATGTGAcggcttttaatttttaaaaaaaaaagtatgatcAAAATAGAGTTTCAAGAAACATAGCTAAGAAAAAGCTTTTTAAGTTCTACATTTTTTAACATTAACTTCTCAAGGCTGGTTACACGTATTCGCAAAGCCAGTGGCTTGGGCTAATCGGTTGTTGATGACCATTAATTGGGACCGATAACAGTTCAATTTTGTGACATGTTTTGATGGCTACACAAATGCGTGGTCCTTGTAAAACTTTGATTATGCCGTGCGTTATGCTGATCAGGTAACATACAATTGGActtttagggggcgtttgttgcgccggactatctcgaactggattagcttcaaggactaagctggactggcttagactagactaaactggactaacttagtgaagcgtttgatgcagtattggactaagaagctggataataacaatttctaatattattttatttaatatataaattattaatattttattatgatcttatctttttctccatcttttcctaccatttccatcccactcttttcctcttctctcatcgtcccaccctcttcttctttttttcctctcagacctttcaattcatgtctctttctcattcctggtcaaactccttattgattccagtctctatttctctgtcctccctccctctctagctatgcgttgttcgaacagaacctcacggctccaattttcccgacgagttgcaggtttcccgatgcgttttttggccaaccctcattaaattggatgaagttagcaccaccaaaaaattcatcaccatccctggaccgagatcttagctttgcatgctcgaatttgtcatggatttgaagaagcccaaacaggccgggacttccaggccattttctggccacattcgaccacattttggcctcgattcaagtaaaatcgtaatcttgtcactcccagcttcaatttggtatattttatatgaaagttggttgtgaaatggatctgaaagagagtcgggaagttaatgattgatctatgTGGCCggcgatgacgaggagtctgtcgggagtggtcgttgagcatgacaaggacgagaaatagaggatagtcttagctagtcccatggttattgggggatctcactaagacctcttagtgaagggttttgcccatgctagtcccctttagtctcattaatgttagtcccagcatggaacaaacacagtattggactaatagctagtccagtccagtccagtccgagttagtgagagcaaacaaacgcccccttagagGACAGAGGACAACTGGACCTATAGAGGGTCATCTTATCTGATTATCACGTGGTTCCAACTAATGTTCTGTCAAATACGCAAAATGAccttaaacaattaaataaattacacATTAACCAACTGGAAAGACATCGACGTCGTCGCTGACTCCCCCAGGTCTCTCTTTCGTCCTCTCTCACTCCAATGTCGACAAAACCACGTCGAGAAACACCAACATATTTTCCGGCGAGACCAGATTAGGATTCAGATTCAATGACGTCGACATCCTTCCAATCTTCTCTCACTCCCACGCTGACAAAACCACGCCGAGAAACACCACCATATTTTCCGACGAGACCAGAttaggatttggatttggattcggtttcggttttttgcCCCCAAATTCGAAGCTTCGGCCATTTGGATCCTCATAAAATGCTATGCTTCTTCATATTTTCGCAAATTAGGAGAGCCCAGGTGACTAATCTGATCCTTGTCTTCTTATTCTTGTTGAACTAGTCTTCCAGAATCCCAACCTTTCAAATTGCAGGTTCGCTTCTttctctccccctctccctgagaaagaagagaggttAGACGGAGAAAACGAGAGGGAattactagcatatgggcacacacaaagtgtgtgagaaatttttttatttttgtttttgaaatagaaagagagaggaagagagtgatagagaatgtgggagtggcaaattttatttttttatttattttctttttatttttataattagagatatgttaagaTCACATGTAggtgaaattttaaaaagaaaaaaaataaaatttggttgtgtaaaATTGCATttatgccccatatttcttattcatgttttgttttaattagagaattaaactagtaatttcatagaattttgaTTAACAaagagtgttttattaattagtagagataaaaaaaaatgttacaaataaaagattataTTAGATTATCCGCCTTTtaaggaaaacaaaagattaTATTGGATTATTGTACATTTTTACTCGtttaacattatttttttttgttgaaaacacttctacaaaaaaaatttcaacaaaaaaaaatttaccaaacactcactTGTTTTATTTTACACCAGTTTATTCACAGcacaacaaaatcaaattttttaaaaaacacAACAATCCCAAATTAAACCTTATTATGTGCAACGGCAAACAGATAATGACATCCTATATATGTATGATGAAATGAGACTAGCAGCAAATAAAACATCGTCATCATCACCTAATATTATAAAACTAGCAATAATTgagagctcgtttggatgtatttttaaaataaccgAAAGcgttttttatgaaaatgtttttagaactaaTCCTTAGTGAAAATGCAATTAAATTctagaaaagcacttaaagtgctttatgcaagaagcaccatttatgtgcttctttcaggaaacactttaagtgattttgaaacctaaaaacattttctttaaaaacgctttcaattattttaaaagcatgttCAAACTAACCCGAATCAAAgaggctctctctctctctcatgatcACAAAGGTTCCACCTAATCTTGTATGTAAGTCCATCTAAATGTGTTAAACAATACAGAGAAAGTACATGCCATCGTGTATATATGATTAAACTAGCGGCAAGTAAAGCGTCGTCACCATGTTGCCACAAGCACTTCTTCTGGTGGTTCTTTTGAGCACCAATGTTGCTTCAACGTCAAATATCATCACCACCCTACCCGGCTTTCCCGGTAACCTCCCCTTCAAACTTGAAACTGGGTAGGtacttcttgtttcttttcaaaactattttaatACGGAAGATGACTATGAAattacatgaatttgaatttattatacAAAAGGTACGTGGGAGTAGGCGACATGGAAGATGTGCAGCTATTTTATTACTTCTTTGAGTCTGAAGGGAGTCCGGAATATGACCCTCTTGTGCTTTGGCTCGCCGGAGGTCCTGGTTGTTCTGCGTTTTCTGCACTCGTATATGAAATAGGTACTTATGCAGTCCACCTTGTGCTTCTTTACAGATGATTTTGGTACTTGCTAATTTATTCACTGTCTGCATCATTTCTGAGGATATAATTCACTATTagaggaaatgagagaaatgGTTCCTGAACTATGATCGAATTGTAACTTTGGTCCctaaactaaaaattcattatttgGTCCTTGAACTTAATAAAAGTCCTTCGTTACCAATTCCGTTAAATTTTAGTTAAACGTGGTTACATGTTAGTGAAAATTGTTAAACAAAAATTGCAGGCCTACCTCACCCAACCAACTCTCGCAGCCCACCCTTCAACTTTAATCTTTGATACACTCCCCACTAACTTCCCACTTCCAACCCCCAATCGCTAATCCCCACTCCCCAGCCGACCCCAACCTGTAGCCCACGGACTACCGCCTTCACCCGAACCCGCATCCCACAAATTCTTGAATCTTACCTGTCTAGACAGCGTGGATGGATGTCATTGTGAATTCGTTTGCAAAGGGAGATGTGTTCCAAATTTGGATTAGaaactttcttttgttttggttgttggGAGAGTGCTACAATGGTGTGGATGGGGTTTGGAGTAGGTGAGGCGGAAGGGaagatgggagagagagagagagagttaacaGAAAATATGGAGCCCACAAAGACCAAGTCATCAAATTAACAGAAAATCTCATGGTGTTAGTATGAAGGGATTAATGCTCCACGTTCTGTTAAGTTCAAGGACTAATCTAATGAACTTTTAGTTTAAGGATCAAAGCTACAGTTTGATCATAACTCAaggaccatttctccaattttttctcactattatttatattataatacattGGTGAAATGAAACTAAAGTTGTATATGACGTTAATTTTTTTCTGCTTACATTTTGGTAATGGATCCCACAATCACGAAGAAACATGAACATGCGTGTTAATTTTAATCCAAGACTGAATTATAGTTTCAGGAGGGGTTGAGGGGGCATTAAATGCAGGAGGGGTTGAGGGGGCATTAAATGCAATACATCTCAATTGCAAGCAATAGTGGAGAAAGAAAATCAAACATGAGATCTCTAGTGTAAGGTtcaatgttgttgttgttgttgtttttttttttttttttgaacaaacgatattatctacactaaaggagtGAGTTATGCCTTACAAttggttagtaataatgtggttcaaattcgcatttggtgagaatcgaagctaagacctctcacttataaaagaagaggaataccactagatcgtagtactgagTTATATTTACAAGCCTCTTATGAGCCCCATATAGTTTGGGAAAATTGACATGAATGAGAATTTTACAAATTCTAAATGTCAAActgatcaaaatcaaataaaaatggcaTGCTGATCAAACATTGATGAAATTATGGATCAAATATCAACAACTTACCaacaaaaattctaaaaacagACCATCTCAACAATTGAAATGTgtaatttcattatttaatcCAATTCTTTAGAGTTTGATggatgaattttattttcttgtactGTGTAGTAGACGTCTATAAGTACGAGTTTATAATTCAAAAGTTTTTACGAGGTGTCTAGTGAACATATATTACTCCCAAATTTCCAATTGAAacaattttgaacaatttatgAACATTCGTAGTCTGCTGCAAGtcattttattcaaaacttaATTATTGTAACCATCTTTATTATATAACCCTTACTTTGTTGTAGGTCCACTATCCTTTGACTATGCAGATTCCATTGGCAACAAGCCAAAGTTAAAGTTGAATCCATACTCATGGACAAAGGTGCGTAACACTAATTCAATTGCCTtcgaagtgtttgtgttttcgTATGTGAGATCAATTGCTGCAGCTTTGAGTTATTCTGGATTTCATACAAATATTGTCAATAACCCAAGAATTTCAGGTTGCCAACATAATATTTGTGGATGCGCCTGTCGGCACCGGATTCTCATACGCAAAAACTTGGAGAGGATACGCTAATATGAGTGACACTTTATCAGCAGCACAAACATATGAATTTCTAAGAAAGGTGAGGATATATTTAGCTACCAACATGGTAAATGTATTCATTAATCTGTCTGAGCACATACAAGGTTTTTGGCTACATTCGTGTATTGGTGCAGTGGCTTATGGACCACCCTAAGTTCTTCAACAATCCACTCTATATTGGTGGCGATTCTTACTCGGGGATAGTTATTCCTCTTATCGTTCAAGAAATATCCGATGGTAAGCTATTTTCATCACCCCATTGGGCATAGTTCTTCCTCTTACATTCAACCTTTACTTAATTCAGTGTCGCAAGTATATAttagcatttcattcatcaagtCTTCATGCTCAATATGTGGCAGATGAACACATTGGGTATTGATCCGcagttgttttgtttgtttcttatatGTAGGTAATCATGATGACAATATGCCGCCAATGAATATCAAAGTACATCTTCTTCAATTAGAATATGAATGATTGCTGTTAtgttttagttaattaattccTGACCATATGTTGGATGCAGGGATATGTGCTTGGCAATCCAACGACAGATCcgaaaaaagatgaaaattcCAGAATTTTATTTGCTTACCTAAAAGCACTTATATCAGATGAACTGTACCAGGTGAAATAGCCTCCTGTTGTTTTCAAGTTGAGATTGGACTGTGGCTACTCAGATTAATCTGAACTATATTTTAATCAAACTGTTGGATCTTAGCTCTTAAGTTATATGTATAGTTCTCAATAAAACAACAACGTCTCTCAAGTTACAAATTTTCACATTTTTGCTAGTCACTTCAAACAAATTGCAACGGAGATTATATCAATGTGGATCCATACAACACATTATGTGTGGTTGATCTTGAAATTTACAACGAGGTGGGTGGAAACACAATAAGGTTCTTGGTTTCTGCAAGTACTTCTCATTTTTATGTAATCTGGAATCATTATACTGACTTTACATTTGAATTCACAGTGCACGGAAGACATATACCTTGGACACATACTGGAATCTACGTGTACTACAGTAACTTTGCCAAAATCAAGAGGATCAATATGGAATCCGAACCATCTCAGTGATAAGGACTCTCTAAATATCCTCTTAACTTCTTCT
This genomic stretch from Pyrus communis chromosome 2, drPyrComm1.1, whole genome shotgun sequence harbors:
- the LOC137726077 gene encoding serine carboxypeptidase-like 1, which gives rise to MLPQALLLVVLLSTNVASTSNIITTLPGFPGNLPFKLETGYVGVGDMEDVQLFYYFFESEGSPEYDPLVLWLAGGPGCSAFSALVYEIGPLSFDYADSIGNKPKLKLNPYSWTKVANIIFVDAPVGTGFSYAKTWRGYANMSDTLSAAQTYEFLRKWLMDHPKFFNNPLYIGGDSYSGIVIPLIVQEISDGNHDDNMPPMNIKGYVLGNPTTDPKKDENSRILFAYLKALISDELYQSLQTNCNGDYINVDPYNTLCVVDLEIYNECTEDIYLGHILESTCTTVTLPKSRGSIWNPNHLSDKDSLNILLTSSKLLRPWCRDYNYIFSEIWANERTVQDALHVQEGSLEEWVRCNKSLEDSNINDVSSSLVYHENLIKQGYRVLIYSGDHDMVVPYVGTLAWIESLNLTVDSRWRPWFVSGQIAGYSVQYSHITNYKLTFTTIKGAGHTAPEYKPEECLAMISRWFAYYPL